The Candidatus Nitrosocosmicus franklandus genome contains a region encoding:
- a CDS encoding VOC family protein, which yields MSFRKLGAVILLVSDMRRSIQFYKEILNLPIKKESEEWTEFFNKETVLALHPVKHKKENLKSGQHILIGFTANDFDHTINTLREKGVVFFKNAKEESFGKHAIIEDPDGHLISIVKLKSNQNEEDGFDFLGLIGAE from the coding sequence ATGTCATTTAGAAAATTAGGTGCTGTGATACTTTTAGTTTCAGACATGCGCAGATCAATTCAGTTTTATAAAGAAATCCTTAATCTACCTATTAAAAAGGAATCAGAAGAATGGACAGAATTTTTCAATAAGGAAACAGTATTGGCTCTGCATCCAGTAAAACACAAGAAGGAGAATCTGAAATCCGGTCAACACATTTTAATTGGATTTACTGCGAATGATTTTGATCACACAATAAATACTTTGAGAGAGAAAGGAGTTGTCTTTTTTAAGAATGCCAAAGAGGAAAGTTTTGGAAAACATGCAATAATTGAAGATCCAGACGGTCATCTAATTTCAATTGTAAAGCTAAAAAGCAATCAAAATGAAGAAGATGGATTTGATTTTCTTGGTTTAATAGGTGCGGAATAA
- a CDS encoding FAD-binding oxidoreductase: MDILDEFKFSFKGDVSNETWIKDYYSVDSSNHQIYPELVCFPKDEDDIKISLNSAIRNGLSISCRGAGTSLLGQTLSNGLILDFTRYMNKILGIDLQSNFVSVQPGVVKGILDKELRKHNKFLPPNPASSNYCTIGGMVSNNSSGPYGLGYGSILKYLQQVDFNYYDGSRGFAKDGVCDDRLRKLLLPLIPAHYEITSAYPNVSKNSCGYRLDSVFTPTYSPQRIFAASEGTLAIVNSLKLKILDLPIFRSLFIVYFSSVQKACMYSRKILSTSPVALELLDTPVMDSSIKYVTKNKDGCLLFIEYFYSYNEEINTITSLLRNAIYPEGKVLEQAHDLNSITNLWNSRRNALNMAIRYTVGNRKPFTIFEDTAVSIEHLYDYIVYMLALYKKYDLPYVIYGHLGNGNLHTRPIIIDSNESDGQLDSKQMKILEDITNLIFKKVQEYRGTITAEHGDGISRAPYIRNVYNDFILSYFTYVKKAFDPLNILNPGKIIA, translated from the coding sequence CTAATGAAACGTGGATTAAAGATTATTATTCTGTCGATTCAAGCAATCATCAAATTTATCCCGAACTAGTATGCTTTCCCAAAGACGAGGATGATATCAAAATATCCTTGAACTCTGCTATTAGAAATGGATTGTCGATTTCTTGTAGAGGTGCTGGCACAAGCCTGCTTGGTCAAACCCTTTCAAATGGTCTGATACTGGATTTTACCAGGTATATGAATAAAATCCTTGGTATAGATTTACAATCCAATTTTGTAAGTGTTCAACCTGGTGTAGTTAAGGGAATACTTGATAAAGAGCTACGAAAACATAACAAGTTTTTGCCTCCAAATCCTGCAAGTAGTAATTATTGTACTATTGGAGGAATGGTTTCGAACAATTCATCAGGGCCATACGGATTGGGATATGGTAGTATTTTAAAATATTTACAACAAGTTGATTTTAATTATTATGATGGAAGTAGAGGTTTTGCTAAGGACGGCGTTTGTGACGATAGACTAAGGAAGCTTTTACTACCTTTGATTCCAGCTCATTATGAGATAACTTCTGCATATCCAAACGTAAGTAAAAATTCGTGTGGATATAGACTTGATTCCGTCTTTACTCCCACTTACAGTCCTCAAAGAATTTTTGCTGCATCTGAAGGTACTCTGGCTATTGTCAATTCTCTAAAACTAAAGATTCTGGATTTACCGATCTTTAGATCTCTATTCATAGTTTATTTTTCTAGCGTACAGAAAGCATGTATGTACTCTAGAAAGATACTCTCTACCTCTCCCGTTGCTTTGGAGCTTTTGGATACTCCGGTAATGGATTCATCCATTAAATATGTTACCAAGAACAAAGATGGATGCCTTTTGTTTATCGAGTATTTTTACTCGTATAACGAAGAGATTAATACAATAACAAGCTTACTTAGAAATGCCATTTATCCAGAAGGCAAAGTGTTAGAACAAGCTCATGATTTAAATTCCATAACTAATTTATGGAACTCAAGAAGAAATGCCCTAAACATGGCCATCAGATACACTGTAGGCAATAGAAAACCATTTACCATCTTTGAAGATACTGCTGTTTCGATTGAACATCTTTACGATTATATTGTCTATATGTTGGCTCTATACAAAAAGTATGATTTGCCATATGTCATTTATGGTCATTTGGGCAACGGCAATCTTCATACGCGTCCAATAATAATCGATTCTAACGAATCTGATGGTCAATTAGATTCTAAACAAATGAAGATCTTAGAGGATATCACTAATTTGATATTTAAAAAAGTACAAGAATACAGAGGTACAATTACTGCAGAACATGGAGATGGTATATCTAGAGCTCCTTATATAAGGAATGTATATAATGATTTTATTCTCTCCTATTTTACCTACGTTAAGAAAGCATTTGATCCATTGAATATATTAAATCCTGGTAAAATAATTGCTTAA